A section of the Triticum dicoccoides isolate Atlit2015 ecotype Zavitan chromosome 7A, WEW_v2.0, whole genome shotgun sequence genome encodes:
- the LOC119330521 gene encoding EIN3-binding F-box protein 1-like, whose amino-acid sequence MPPFHDCRDGGLLVLDPAAAMFGGVRQRKRARVTAVPPCVFAAAAAEEEALRAAPAAKRQRQREAPTLDALPDGCLFEILRRVQGARARGASSCVSRRWLALLGGIRASEIKRAPAVPDLNQVFVCEDEDEAADARPGRSERTLEGEGATDVALTAAAVADGLRGSLESVVVRGSHPTRGVTDSGLSAVARGCPSLRSLAMWDVPQVTDAGLAEIAAGCPSLEKLDITGCPLVTDKGLVAIAQGCPDLKTLTIEACSGVANEGLKAIGRSCSKLQAVNIKNCAYVGDQGVSGLICSTSASLAKVCLQGLSITDASLAVIGYYGKAITNLTLTRLSAVGERGFWVMANALGLQKLRCMSITSCPGVTELALVSIAKFCPSLKQLYLRKCSQISDGLLKDFAEAAKVLENLQIEECNRITLMGILSFLLNCSPKFKTLSLVKCTGIKDICSAPAQLPVCKSLRSLTIKQCPGFTDASLAVVGMICPHLENLDLSGLGAVTDDGLLPLIRSSESGLIHVDLNGCENLTDAAISALVKAHGTSLAHLSLEGCSKITDASLFAISESCSELAELDLSNCMVSDYGVAVLSSAERLKLRVLSLSGCLKVTPKSVPFLGSMPASLEGLNLQFNFIGNHNIASLEKQLWWCDILA is encoded by the exons ATGCCTCCCTTCCACGATTGCCGCG ATGGCGGTCTGCTTGTTCTGGACCCGGCTGCGGCGATGTTCGGCGGCGTGAGGCAGCGGAAGCGCGCGCGCGTGACGGCCGTGCCCCCCTGCGTCTTCGCCGCCGCGGCTGCGGAGGAGGAGGCGCTCAGGGCGGCGCCGGCGGCCAAGAGGCAGAGGCAGAGGGAGGCGCCGACCCTCGACGCGCTCCCGGACGGGTGCCTCTTCGAGATCCTGCGCCGCGTGCAGGGCGCCCGCGCGCGGGGCGCCTCCTCCTGCGTCTCCCGCCGCTGGCTCGCGCTGCTCGGCGGCATACGCGCCTCCGAGATCAAGCGGGCCCCGGCCGTTCCGGACCTCAACCAGGTCTTCGTctgcgaggacgaggacgaggccgCGGACGCGCGCCCGGGCCGCTCCGAGAGGACCCTCGAGGGCGAGGGCGCCACGGACGTCGCGCTCACCGCGGCGGCCGTCGCCGACGGCCTCCGCGGCAGCCTGGAGAGCGTCGTTGTCCGGGGGAGCCACCCCACGCGCGGCGTCACCGACAGCGGCCTCTCCGCGGTCGCCCGCGGGTGCCCGTCGCTGCGCTCGCTCGCCATGTGGGACGTGCCGCAGGTGACGGATGCGGGGCTCGCCGAGATCGCCGCCGGGTGCCCCTCGCTAGAGAAGCTCGACATCACCGGCTGCCCGCTGGTCACCGACAAGGGCCTCGTCGCCATCGCTCAGGGATGCCCGGATTTGAAGACGCTGACCATCGAGGCATGCTCTGGCGTTGCCAATGAGGGCCTCAAGGCTATCGGAAGGTCCTGCTCCAAGCTGCAGGCGGTGAACATCAAGAACTGTGCATATGTTGGTGACCAGGGAGTGTCTGGCCTCATCTGTTCCACGTCAGCCTCGCTTGCCAAGGTCTGCCTTCAGGGTTTGAGCATCACTGATGCTTCTCTTGCTGTGATTGGGTACTATGGAAAGGCGATCACAAACCTCACCCTCACTCGCCTGTCCGCGGTTGGCGAGAGGGGTTTTTGGGTCATGGCAAATGCCCTTGGCCTGCAGAAGCTCAGATGTATGAGCATCACCTCATGCCCAGGAGTCACCGAGCTGGCACTTGTTTCCATTGCCAAGTTCTGCCCGAGCTTGAAGCAGCTTTACCTCAGGAAGTGCAGCCAAATCTCAGATGGTCTTCTCAAGGATTTCGCAGAAGCAGCCAAGGTTTTGGAGAACTTGCAGATTGAGGAATGCAACAGGATTACTCTCATGGGCATCCTTTCTTTCCTCCTGAACTGCAGCCCCAAGTTCAAGACTCTCTCTTTGGTGAAGTGTACTGGTATCAAGGACATCTGCTCTGCACCTGCACAGCTCCCTGTTTGCAAATCACTTCGGTCCCTTACCATCAAGCAGTGCCCGGGATTCACCGATGCGAGCTTGGCTGTGGTTGGCATGATCTGCCCTCATTTGGAGAATCTTGACCTGAGCGGTCTTGGCGCAGTCACCGACGATGGCCTCCTTCCCTTGATCAGGAGTTCTGAAAGTGGTCTGATTCATGTTGACTTGAATGGTTGCGAGAATCTCACAGATGCAGCTATTTCTGCCCTGGTGAAGGCGCACGGCACTTCTCTTGCACATCTGAGCCTTGAGGGCTGCAGCAAGATAACTGATGCGAGTCTGTTTGCCATTTCCGAGAGCTGCTCTGAGCTCGCCGAGCTTGATCTTTCAAACTGCATGGTCAGCGACTATGGTGTTGCGGTGTTGTCATCCGCGGAGCGGCTCAAGCTCCGTGTCCTCTCACTGTCTGGCTGTCTCAAGGTCACACCCAAGAGTGTGCCCTTCCTGGGAAGCATGCCTGCGTCGTTGGAGGGCCTCAATCTCCAGTTCAACTTCATCGGCAACCACAACATTGCATCACTGGAGAAGCAGCTCTGGTGGTGCGACATCCTTGCTTAA